A genome region from Mastacembelus armatus chromosome 8, fMasArm1.2, whole genome shotgun sequence includes the following:
- the tbc1d16 gene encoding TBC1 domain family member 16 isoform X1: protein MSLGRLLRRASSKASDLLTFNPGAGGSSLRSGLDGEIIFSKNNVCVHPAEPLPGLPEHHPGYLCVHMEKDESLGTTLILTWVPNSRIQRQDEEALRYITPESSPVRRNGRRRGRRPHSRPPAAQEEDEDDEKNMISSTSAESHSLIVEAGVDASSHPQQLPSAGEEGDEVSCELSDEVSRDSTMGSDSDTFSSPFCLSPVSEALCESSGSVFLDNETRELCEESMTHSVSSASSLDSHAPSESSSQSQGVRWEEQQKVLALEQLCGVFRVDLGHMRSLRLFFSDEACTSGQLVIASRESQYKILHFHHAGLDKLAEVFQQWKCCRETQLKDQGSDERSCMQFSIQRPTLPSSETHPEEKLYRRLDVTTWLRHLNHNGQVEEEYKLRKAIFFGGIDPSIRGEVWPFLLHYYSYDSTSQEREAWRLQKRTQYHDIQQRRLSMSPEEHSEFWRKVQFTVDKDVVRTDRSNHFFRGENNPNVEIMRRILLNYAVFNPDMGYCQGMSDLVAPLLTEIQDESDTFWCFVGLMENTIFISSPRDEDMERQLHVLSLTGIQMYLRELLRLMLPRFHQHLTRLGEDGLQLLFCHRWILLCFKREFPDTEALRMWEACWAHYQTDYFHLFLCVAIIVLYGEDVTEQQLATDQMLLHFSNLSMHMNGELVLRKARSLLYQFRLLPRIPCSLHDLCKLCGPGMWDSRYIPTVECSGEHPDSQSCPYGGTSTPQPSSPSPSSTPSPSPNPTPTPPLEGKKGSKTRDIFTFRKQS, encoded by the exons ATGTCTCTGGGTCGGCTCCTGCGGCGTGCCTCCTCCAAGGCATCTGACCTCCTGACCTTTAACCCCGGGGCAGGGGGTTCATCCTTACGCTCGGGCCTGGATGGCGAAATCATCTTCtccaaaaataatgtttgtgtgcACCCTGCAGAGCCGCTGCCTGGCCTGCCAGAGCACCACCCAG GCtacctgtgtgtgcacatggagAAGGATGAGAGTCTGGGCACCACTCTGATTCTGACCTGGGTGCCCAACTCCCGCATCCAGAGGCAGGATGAGGAGGCGTTACGTTACATCACACCTGAGAGCTCCCCTGTTCGCAGGAATGGACGACGTCGAGGCCGACG ACCCCACTCCCGTCCTCCAGCAGCccaggaggaagatgaagatgatgagaaGAACATGATCAGCAGTACCTCAGCAGAGAGCCACAGCCTGATAGTAGAGGCAGGAGTGGATGCTTCCTCACACCCACAGCAGCTGCCCTCAGCTGGGGAGGAGGGTGATGAGGTTTCCTGTGAGCTGTCGGACGAAGTGAGTCGGGATAGCACCATGGGTTCTGACTCAGACACCTTCTCTTCCCCTTTCTGCTTGTCCCCTGTCAGTGAGGCTCTCTGTGAGAGCAGCGGCTCTGTCTTTTTGGACAATGAAACCAG ggagCTGTGTGAGGAGTCCATGACCCACTCGGTCAGCTCTGCCTCCAGCCTGGACAGCCACGCCCCGTCCGAGAGCAGCAGCCAGTCGCAGGGCGTGCGGTGGGAGGAGCAGCAAAAGGTGCTGGCTCTGGAGCAATTGTGTGGCGTTTTCAGGGTGGACCTGGGTCACATGAGGTCGTTGAGACTCTTCTTCAG TGATGAAGCATGTACCAGTGGCCAACTGGTGATAGCCAGCAGAGAGAGCCAATATAAGATCCTCCACTTCCATCACGCTGGCCTGGACAAGCTGGCTGAAGTCTTCCAACAGTGGAAGTGCTGCAGGGAAACCCAGCTTAAAGACCAG GGGTCAGATGAGAGGTCCTGCATGCAGTTTTCCATTCAGAGGCCCACCCTACCGTCGTCTGAGACACACCCAGAGGAAAAGCTTTATCGGCGGTTGGATGTCACCACCTGGCTACGTCATCTCAACCACAATGGGCAGGTGGAAGAGGAATATAAGCTGCGCAAG GCCATCTTCTTTGGTGGAATCGACCCATCCATCCGTGGTGAGGTGTGGCCCTTCCTGCTGCACTACTACAGCTACGACTCCACCTCTCAGGAGCGGGAGGCCTGGAGACTTCAAAAACGCACCCAATATCATGACATCCAGCAAAGGAG GCTGTCCATGAGCCCAGAGGAGCACAGTGAGTTCTGGAGAAAGGTCCAGTTCACAGTTGATAAAGATGTGGTTAGAACGGACCGCAGCAACCACTTCTTCAGGGGAGAGAATAACCCCAATGTGGAGATCATGAG GCGGATTCTGCTCAACTATGCTGTGTTTAATCCGGACATGGGCTACTGCCAGGGCATGTCTGACCTGGTGGCCCCCCTGCTCACCGAGATCCAGGATGAAAGTGACACCTTCTGGTGCTTTGTGGGCCTAATGGAGAACACCATCTTCATCAGCTCACCGCGGGATGAAGACATGGAAAGGCAGCTG CATGTACTCTCTCTGACCGGGATCCAGATGTACCTGAGGGAGCTGCTGCGCCTCATGCTGCCCCGCTTCCACCAGCACTTGACCAGGCTCGGGGAGGATGGCCTCCAGCTTCTTTTCTGCCACCGCTGGATCCTGCTCTGCTTCAAACGCGAGTTCCCTGACACAGAGGCTCTGCGCATGTGGGAGGCCTGCTGGGCGCACTACCAG ACGGACTATTTCCACCTGTTCCTGTGTGTGGCCATTATTGTTCTCTATGGGGAGGATGTGACAGAACAACAGCTCGCCACTGACCAGATGTTGCTCCACTTCAGCAACCTCTCCATGCACATGAATGGAGAACTCGTGTTGCGCAAG GCCCGCAGCCTCCTCTACCAGTTCCGCCTCCTACCCAGGATCCCATGCAGCCTACATGACCTTTGTAAACTGTGTGGTCCGGGAATGTGGGACAGCCGCTACATCCCCACTGTGGAGTGTTCAGGTGAACACCCAGACTCACAGAGCTGCCCCTATGGAGGCACTTCTACACCGCAGCCGTCCTCACCCTCCCCTTCATCCACACCCTCGCCCTCACCAAACCCCACCCCCACACCTCCACTGGAGGGCAAAAAAGGCTCTAAAACCCGAGATATTTTCACCTTCCGGAAACAATCTTGA
- the tbc1d16 gene encoding TBC1 domain family member 16 isoform X2, translating into MSLGRLLRRASSKASDLLTFNPGAGGSSLRSGLDGEIIFSKNNVCVHPAEPLPGLPEHHPGYLCVHMEKDESLGTTLILTWVPNSRIQRQDEEALRYITPESSPVRRNGRRRGRRPHSRPPAAQEEDEDDEKNMISSTSAESHSLIVEAGVDASSHPQQLPSAGEEGDEVSCELSDEVSRDSTMGSDSDTFSSPFCLSPVSEALCESSGSVFLDNETRELCEESMTHSVSSASSLDSHAPSESSSQSQGVRWEEQQKVLALEQLCGVFRVDLGHMRSLRLFFSDEACTSGQLVIASRESQYKILHFHHAGLDKLAEVFQQWKCCRETQLKDQGSDERSCMQFSIQRPTLPSSETHPEEKLYRRLDVTTWLRHLNHNGQVEEEYKLRKAIFFGGIDPSIRGEVWPFLLHYYSYDSTSQEREAWRLQKRTQYHDIQQRRLSMSPEEHSEFWRKVQFTVDKDVVRTDRSNHFFRGENNPNVEIMRRILLNYAVFNPDMGYCQGMSDLVAPLLTEIQDESDTFWCFVGLMENTIFISSPRDEDMERQLMYLRELLRLMLPRFHQHLTRLGEDGLQLLFCHRWILLCFKREFPDTEALRMWEACWAHYQTDYFHLFLCVAIIVLYGEDVTEQQLATDQMLLHFSNLSMHMNGELVLRKARSLLYQFRLLPRIPCSLHDLCKLCGPGMWDSRYIPTVECSGEHPDSQSCPYGGTSTPQPSSPSPSSTPSPSPNPTPTPPLEGKKGSKTRDIFTFRKQS; encoded by the exons ATGTCTCTGGGTCGGCTCCTGCGGCGTGCCTCCTCCAAGGCATCTGACCTCCTGACCTTTAACCCCGGGGCAGGGGGTTCATCCTTACGCTCGGGCCTGGATGGCGAAATCATCTTCtccaaaaataatgtttgtgtgcACCCTGCAGAGCCGCTGCCTGGCCTGCCAGAGCACCACCCAG GCtacctgtgtgtgcacatggagAAGGATGAGAGTCTGGGCACCACTCTGATTCTGACCTGGGTGCCCAACTCCCGCATCCAGAGGCAGGATGAGGAGGCGTTACGTTACATCACACCTGAGAGCTCCCCTGTTCGCAGGAATGGACGACGTCGAGGCCGACG ACCCCACTCCCGTCCTCCAGCAGCccaggaggaagatgaagatgatgagaaGAACATGATCAGCAGTACCTCAGCAGAGAGCCACAGCCTGATAGTAGAGGCAGGAGTGGATGCTTCCTCACACCCACAGCAGCTGCCCTCAGCTGGGGAGGAGGGTGATGAGGTTTCCTGTGAGCTGTCGGACGAAGTGAGTCGGGATAGCACCATGGGTTCTGACTCAGACACCTTCTCTTCCCCTTTCTGCTTGTCCCCTGTCAGTGAGGCTCTCTGTGAGAGCAGCGGCTCTGTCTTTTTGGACAATGAAACCAG ggagCTGTGTGAGGAGTCCATGACCCACTCGGTCAGCTCTGCCTCCAGCCTGGACAGCCACGCCCCGTCCGAGAGCAGCAGCCAGTCGCAGGGCGTGCGGTGGGAGGAGCAGCAAAAGGTGCTGGCTCTGGAGCAATTGTGTGGCGTTTTCAGGGTGGACCTGGGTCACATGAGGTCGTTGAGACTCTTCTTCAG TGATGAAGCATGTACCAGTGGCCAACTGGTGATAGCCAGCAGAGAGAGCCAATATAAGATCCTCCACTTCCATCACGCTGGCCTGGACAAGCTGGCTGAAGTCTTCCAACAGTGGAAGTGCTGCAGGGAAACCCAGCTTAAAGACCAG GGGTCAGATGAGAGGTCCTGCATGCAGTTTTCCATTCAGAGGCCCACCCTACCGTCGTCTGAGACACACCCAGAGGAAAAGCTTTATCGGCGGTTGGATGTCACCACCTGGCTACGTCATCTCAACCACAATGGGCAGGTGGAAGAGGAATATAAGCTGCGCAAG GCCATCTTCTTTGGTGGAATCGACCCATCCATCCGTGGTGAGGTGTGGCCCTTCCTGCTGCACTACTACAGCTACGACTCCACCTCTCAGGAGCGGGAGGCCTGGAGACTTCAAAAACGCACCCAATATCATGACATCCAGCAAAGGAG GCTGTCCATGAGCCCAGAGGAGCACAGTGAGTTCTGGAGAAAGGTCCAGTTCACAGTTGATAAAGATGTGGTTAGAACGGACCGCAGCAACCACTTCTTCAGGGGAGAGAATAACCCCAATGTGGAGATCATGAG GCGGATTCTGCTCAACTATGCTGTGTTTAATCCGGACATGGGCTACTGCCAGGGCATGTCTGACCTGGTGGCCCCCCTGCTCACCGAGATCCAGGATGAAAGTGACACCTTCTGGTGCTTTGTGGGCCTAATGGAGAACACCATCTTCATCAGCTCACCGCGGGATGAAGACATGGAAAGGCAGCTG ATGTACCTGAGGGAGCTGCTGCGCCTCATGCTGCCCCGCTTCCACCAGCACTTGACCAGGCTCGGGGAGGATGGCCTCCAGCTTCTTTTCTGCCACCGCTGGATCCTGCTCTGCTTCAAACGCGAGTTCCCTGACACAGAGGCTCTGCGCATGTGGGAGGCCTGCTGGGCGCACTACCAG ACGGACTATTTCCACCTGTTCCTGTGTGTGGCCATTATTGTTCTCTATGGGGAGGATGTGACAGAACAACAGCTCGCCACTGACCAGATGTTGCTCCACTTCAGCAACCTCTCCATGCACATGAATGGAGAACTCGTGTTGCGCAAG GCCCGCAGCCTCCTCTACCAGTTCCGCCTCCTACCCAGGATCCCATGCAGCCTACATGACCTTTGTAAACTGTGTGGTCCGGGAATGTGGGACAGCCGCTACATCCCCACTGTGGAGTGTTCAGGTGAACACCCAGACTCACAGAGCTGCCCCTATGGAGGCACTTCTACACCGCAGCCGTCCTCACCCTCCCCTTCATCCACACCCTCGCCCTCACCAAACCCCACCCCCACACCTCCACTGGAGGGCAAAAAAGGCTCTAAAACCCGAGATATTTTCACCTTCCGGAAACAATCTTGA